A single region of the Bacteroidota bacterium genome encodes:
- the ggt gene encoding gamma-glutamyltransferase, which produces MRYLIISIFWLLSCKPSNNQTTADSNQVAVDQFANRNHGVLGDSAMVVCAHPEATAVGVVILKQGGNAIDAAIAVQFALAVVYPNAGNIGGGGFMVVRMNDGTTNSLDFREKAPATANRDMFLDARGEVNRKQIENSHLASGVPGSVDGMWEAHQKYGSMDWKLLLAPAIELAQKGFPLTEKQAADFNGMQQELKSLNKGKNYFIKNKWLGGDTLIQSDLANTLIEISDKGRDGFYTGVVAEKIATEMKNNNGIISLDDLKNYHAVWRAPVKGNYKNYSIISMPPPSSGGVALLQLLNMVENYPIKQWGFHSVNAITVITEAEKRVYADRATWLGDPDFTKVPVEELISKTYAVSSMQDVDSSTNTPASKIKAGTFAGYESEETTHFSIVDKFGNAVAITTTLNDSYGSRIFVGGCGFILNNEMDDFSAKPGEPNLYGLIGGEANAIEPGKRMLSSMTPTIIEKDGKLFMVVGTPGGSTIITSVFQNIINVIEYDMTMQEAVDAPRFHNQWLPDEIKIETAFNDSIAVILKAKGYTISDKASIGRVDAILIYPNGTLEGAADKRGDDVAGGW; this is translated from the coding sequence ATGCGTTACCTCATCATTTCTATATTCTGGTTACTTAGCTGCAAGCCTTCAAATAACCAAACCACAGCCGATTCGAATCAAGTTGCCGTAGACCAGTTCGCTAACAGGAACCACGGTGTTTTGGGCGACAGTGCCATGGTGGTTTGTGCACACCCTGAGGCAACTGCCGTTGGTGTAGTTATTTTGAAGCAGGGTGGAAATGCCATAGATGCTGCAATAGCGGTGCAGTTTGCCCTTGCTGTGGTTTATCCTAATGCCGGAAATATTGGTGGTGGCGGATTTATGGTGGTTCGGATGAATGATGGAACAACCAATTCATTAGATTTTCGTGAAAAAGCACCTGCCACTGCAAACAGAGATATGTTTTTAGATGCCAGAGGCGAAGTAAACAGGAAACAAATTGAAAATTCGCATTTGGCTTCAGGAGTTCCGGGTAGTGTAGATGGTATGTGGGAAGCGCATCAAAAATATGGCAGCATGGATTGGAAATTATTGTTAGCTCCGGCCATTGAACTTGCACAAAAAGGATTTCCGTTAACTGAAAAACAGGCAGCAGATTTTAATGGTATGCAACAGGAATTAAAATCATTAAATAAAGGGAAAAATTATTTTATAAAAAATAAATGGCTGGGTGGTGACACATTAATTCAATCGGATTTAGCAAATACTTTAATTGAAATTAGTGATAAAGGTCGGGATGGATTTTATACCGGTGTTGTAGCAGAAAAAATTGCAACAGAAATGAAAAATAACAATGGTATTATTTCATTAGATGATTTAAAAAATTATCATGCGGTTTGGCGTGCTCCTGTAAAAGGGAATTATAAAAATTATTCGATTATCAGTATGCCACCACCATCAAGTGGAGGTGTTGCACTTTTGCAATTATTAAATATGGTAGAAAATTATCCTATCAAACAATGGGGATTTCATTCCGTAAATGCCATTACTGTAATTACAGAAGCAGAAAAACGTGTATATGCGGACAGAGCGACATGGCTCGGAGACCCTGATTTTACAAAGGTTCCGGTTGAAGAATTGATTTCAAAAACATACGCAGTAAGCAGCATGCAGGACGTAGATTCATCTACCAATACACCGGCATCAAAAATTAAAGCAGGAACATTTGCAGGATATGAAAGTGAAGAAACTACACATTTTAGTATTGTAGATAAATTCGGAAATGCGGTTGCAATTACTACTACATTAAATGATAGTTATGGCTCCAGAATTTTTGTGGGTGGATGTGGATTTATTTTAAATAATGAAATGGATGATTTCAGTGCAAAACCGGGAGAACCAAATTTATATGGATTAATAGGTGGCGAAGCAAATGCTATTGAGCCGGGCAAACGCATGTTAAGCAGCATGACGCCGACAATTATTGAAAAAGATGGAAAATTATTTATGGTAGTTGGTACGCCGGGTGGTTCAACAATTATTACGTCAGTATTTCAAAATATTATTAATGTAATTGAATACGATATGACCATGCAGGAAGCAGTAGATGCACCGCGTTTTCATAACCAATGGTTACCTGATGAAATAAAAATTGAAACAGCATTTAACGACAGCATTGCCGTTATATTAAAAGCTAAAGGTTATACAATTTCCGATAAAGCTTCAATTGGACGCGTAGATGCTATATTAATCTATCCAAATGGGACACTTGAAGGTGCTGCAGATAAAAGAGGAGATGATGTTGCGGGAGGATGGTAA
- a CDS encoding DNRLRE domain-containing protein — MKIFCFLLICISSALTNAQTILTLQPGADEGKDAKIWSIEPNVNFGDFTEIRAMAWTWFGEPGIERTYLAFDLSKVPQNAEICYAYLSLYANDSASSQTNSSLSGPNICVLRRVITPWEEDLITWLDPPSVTNVNEVTLPESEEEFEDVLNIDVTDLIVDMVADPLHGFGFEIRLAEEEYYRRRVFATSDEPDSTHHPKLEICFTVPVILSTSDDKSPEIKIYPNPAVSQSGIMFQNVAEKNVNVVIYDNFGKRLFTETVLITSPHQSFVIPENWFTTLSNGIYHVQVYGSNFNTIKELVVLK; from the coding sequence ATGAAAATATTTTGCTTTCTGTTAATTTGTATCAGTTCAGCGCTTACAAATGCACAAACTATATTAACGCTTCAACCCGGCGCGGATGAAGGTAAAGATGCCAAAATCTGGAGCATAGAGCCTAACGTAAATTTTGGTGACTTTACAGAAATTCGTGCAATGGCATGGACGTGGTTTGGTGAACCCGGAATTGAAAGAACCTATCTTGCATTCGATTTATCAAAAGTGCCGCAAAATGCCGAAATATGTTATGCATACTTAAGTTTATATGCAAATGACAGCGCCTCATCACAAACAAATAGTTCCTTAAGTGGCCCAAACATTTGTGTATTGAGAAGAGTTATAACACCATGGGAAGAGGATTTAATTACCTGGCTTGACCCACCTTCTGTTACTAATGTAAATGAGGTTACGCTGCCTGAATCGGAAGAAGAATTTGAAGATGTATTGAATATTGATGTTACAGATTTAATAGTTGATATGGTGGCAGATCCATTGCATGGTTTTGGATTTGAAATCAGGTTAGCGGAGGAAGAATATTATCGACGCCGTGTTTTTGCAACCAGCGACGAACCGGATTCTACACATCATCCAAAACTGGAAATATGTTTTACGGTACCGGTTATTTTATCGACTTCAGACGACAAATCTCCGGAAATTAAAATATATCCAAATCCTGCTGTAAGCCAATCTGGTATTATGTTTCAAAATGTTGCGGAAAAGAATGTGAATGTTGTAATCTATGACAATTTTGGAAAAAGATTATTTACAGAAACTGTATTGATAACATCACCCCATCAATCTTTTGTAATTCCTGAAAATTGGTTTACTACATTAAGCAATGGTATTTATCATGTTCAGGTTTATGGCTCAAATTTTAATACCATAAAAGAATTAGTTGTATTAAAATAA
- a CDS encoding sterol desaturase family protein, whose product MPEAVNYIVYSIPVFFLLIGIEILIDKSKKTGYYRLNDALSNINAGITEQVTGAFLKAFVVGIYAWIFAHYKLTTIQPTIVNWIILFIGVDFFYYWFHRLAHEINVLWGGHVVHHQSEEYNLSVALRQGAFQKFGSFLFYLPLAFIGFDPIMFIVVSQIQTLYQFWIHTKTIHLLPKPIEFIFNTPSHHRVHHGRNPKYIDRNHGGTLIIWDRLFGTFQKEEEAVVYGITKPLKTWNPLRAQLDFWKDLAADLAKTKRFSDKLKLLFFPPGWFPQELGGPQQAPEITVATAQKYNTGISAKMNYYVFVQFVIILGLTSMFLFTYEQYDRLTGILFMALILYSITSIGMILDAKPKAYLVEIGRFVFTVLFYWLIIQQSLIQEYKYIGLLILLVFSALSLLVFIPMRKTFAKS is encoded by the coding sequence ATGCCTGAAGCAGTTAATTATATTGTTTATTCTATTCCCGTTTTCTTTTTATTAATTGGAATAGAAATACTTATCGATAAGTCGAAAAAAACGGGTTACTATCGCCTCAACGATGCCTTGTCAAATATCAATGCAGGAATCACCGAGCAGGTTACAGGAGCTTTCTTAAAGGCATTTGTAGTTGGCATTTATGCATGGATATTTGCGCATTATAAATTGACTACAATTCAACCAACTATCGTAAACTGGATCATTTTATTTATTGGGGTAGATTTTTTTTATTACTGGTTTCACAGACTGGCGCATGAAATAAATGTTTTGTGGGGAGGGCATGTGGTGCATCATCAAAGTGAAGAATATAATTTAAGTGTGGCATTGCGTCAGGGTGCTTTTCAAAAATTCGGTTCGTTTTTATTTTACTTACCACTGGCCTTTATCGGTTTCGACCCGATTATGTTTATCGTAGTAAGTCAGATTCAAACATTATATCAGTTTTGGATTCATACAAAAACAATTCATCTGTTGCCGAAACCGATAGAATTTATTTTTAATACACCTTCTCATCATCGTGTGCATCATGGTCGTAATCCAAAATATATTGACAGAAATCATGGTGGCACACTTATTATCTGGGACAGATTATTTGGCACTTTTCAAAAGGAAGAAGAGGCGGTTGTTTACGGAATTACTAAACCCCTCAAAACCTGGAATCCTCTGCGCGCACAGCTCGATTTCTGGAAAGATTTGGCTGCAGATTTGGCTAAAACAAAACGTTTTTCCGATAAATTAAAACTATTGTTTTTCCCTCCCGGATGGTTCCCACAAGAATTAGGTGGTCCGCAGCAGGCGCCTGAAATTACCGTTGCAACTGCTCAAAAATATAATACCGGTATTTCGGCTAAAATGAATTATTATGTATTTGTTCAATTTGTAATTATTTTAGGATTAACATCTATGTTTTTATTTACTTACGAACAGTATGACCGCTTAACCGGAATTTTATTTATGGCCCTTATTTTATATTCAATTACCAGTATCGGAATGATATTAGATGCAAAACCCAAAGCATATCTGGTTGAAATTGGACGTTTTGTTTTTACCGTTTTATTTTATTGGCTTATTATACAACAATCATTAATTCAAGAATATAAATATATCGGCTTATTAATATTATTGGTTTTCAGTGCGCTGTCGTTATTAGTTTTTATACCAATGCGCAAAACTTTTGCTAAATCGTAA